The following proteins come from a genomic window of Bacteroidota bacterium:
- the yajC gene encoding preprotein translocase subunit YajC has translation MNSLSVILMASPDGGGSPVTSIVFLLLIFGVFWFFMIRPQMKKQKAQQKFKETIDKGNKIVTIGGVHGKIVEVQETTFIIEGEGGHRQKIEKTAVSMESSQALNKEKEKK, from the coding sequence ATGAATTCACTTTCAGTTATTCTTATGGCTAGCCCCGATGGTGGCGGCAGCCCTGTTACAAGTATTGTTTTTCTTCTTTTGATATTCGGTGTGTTCTGGTTTTTCATGATACGCCCTCAGATGAAAAAACAAAAAGCGCAGCAGAAATTTAAAGAGACCATTGATAAAGGAAATAAAATTGTCACCATTGGCGGAGTTCATGGAAAAATTGTTGAAGTGCAGGAAACTACTTTTATTATTGAAGGCGAGGGCGGACATCGCCAGAAAATTGAAAAGACGGCTGTATCTATGGAATCTTCTC
- a CDS encoding DUF1573 domain-containing protein yields MKYFFISVCFSGIIFFSSCGQKQEHPTDMVNIPATAGEGVDKGNLPAMKFQEEIFDFGTITQGEKVSHDFKFINDGEKELIISNAYGSCGCTVPEVPKKPIPSGEENIIRVTFNSEGKSGMVTKDVTILTNCIPNNRVIKIKANIFVPQNKNPVKP; encoded by the coding sequence ATGAAATACTTTTTTATTTCAGTCTGTTTTTCAGGAATAATTTTTTTTTCTTCCTGCGGACAGAAACAAGAACATCCTACCGATATGGTAAATATACCCGCTACTGCAGGAGAAGGAGTTGATAAAGGGAATTTGCCTGCTATGAAATTTCAAGAAGAGATTTTTGATTTCGGAACTATCACGCAGGGTGAAAAAGTTTCCCACGATTTCAAATTCATAAACGATGGTGAGAAAGAATTAATTATTTCCAATGCGTATGGAAGTTGCGGTTGCACAGTGCCTGAAGTTCCCAAGAAACCGATTCCATCAGGTGAAGAAAATATTATTCGTGTAACATTCAACAGCGAAGGGAAAAGCGGAATGGTTACAAAAGATGTTACTATTCTGACCAATTGCATTCCGAACAACAGAGTGATTAAAATCAAAGCGAATATATTTGTTCCTCAAAATAAAAACCCCGTTAAACCTTAA
- the nusB gene encoding transcription antitermination factor NusB has product MLSRRFLRIKVMQALYAFFHSEDKSVAKHEKEMFASFENTYNLYLYLLLFVIEIRDCGRNLIAIRKVKQLPTESDINPNTKFVENKIFSIIAINRQLASESKKRNISWEKDNEAAPKLFLKIAESEEYKSYLTNDNRSFKDDKKFISDIYREIISQDEFLQFTFEEKNIHWADDIDFVNSLVLKTIDYIPESANDNLPLALLYKDEKEDKKFAKDLFEKVIEYSEEEEKNIQEKTENWELDRIAFMDVLLMKMAITEFLYFPTIPVKVSLNEYIELAKQYSTPKSSVFVNGILDKLLADYKKEGRLQKEGRGLVEN; this is encoded by the coding sequence ATGTTAAGCAGAAGATTTCTCAGGATCAAAGTGATGCAGGCGCTCTATGCCTTTTTTCATTCGGAAGATAAATCAGTGGCAAAACATGAGAAGGAAATGTTTGCCAGTTTTGAGAATACTTACAACCTTTACCTATATCTTCTTCTTTTTGTAATTGAAATTCGCGATTGCGGAAGAAATCTTATTGCTATCCGAAAAGTGAAACAGCTTCCCACCGAATCTGACATTAATCCCAATACAAAATTTGTTGAAAATAAAATCTTTAGCATTATTGCCATTAATCGTCAGCTGGCTTCAGAATCTAAAAAGAGAAATATATCTTGGGAAAAAGATAATGAGGCAGCCCCCAAATTATTTTTAAAAATTGCTGAAAGTGAAGAGTATAAATCATATTTAACAAATGATAACAGAAGCTTTAAAGACGATAAAAAATTCATCAGCGACATTTACCGCGAAATTATTTCGCAGGATGAATTTCTTCAATTCACTTTTGAGGAAAAAAACATTCATTGGGCAGATGATATTGATTTCGTGAATTCGCTCGTGCTGAAAACCATTGACTATATTCCTGAATCAGCCAATGATAATTTGCCGCTTGCGCTTCTTTATAAAGATGAAAAAGAAGATAAAAAATTTGCCAAAGATCTTTTTGAAAAAGTGATTGAGTACAGCGAAGAAGAAGAAAAGAATATTCAGGAAAAAACAGAAAACTGGGAACTGGATCGAATTGCGTTCATGGATGTGCTGCTGATGAAGATGGCAATCACTGAGTTTCTTTATTTTCCGACAATTCCCGTAAAGGTTTCACTGAATGAATACATTGAACTGGCCAAACAGTACAGCACTCCAAAGAGCAGTGTGTTCGTGAACGGAATTCTGGACAAACTCCTTGCTGACTATAAGAAAGAAGGAAGATTGCAAAAAGAAGGCAGAGGACTTGTAGAAAATTAA
- a CDS encoding 3-phosphoglycerate dehydrogenase: MKKILANDGIDEGGKLLLEKAGYIIVTEKVAQENLSNAINENKFDGLTVRSATNVRKDVIDACPNLKVIGRGGVGMDNIDVEYARSKGIAVINTPAASSLSVAELVFAHLFTLVRFLQDSNRQMPAKGNTEFDVLKKKYAGGIELSGKTIGIIGIGRIGQAVTRIALGIGMKVLAHDPFVKEAKIDLEIAENKISVPLKIVSLDEVFSKSDFITVHVPGGKLISKNEIVKMKKGVILVNASRGGVIEENDLLEALNSGKVAGAGLDVFEGEPKPKQELLQHPKISFTPHIGAATKEAQERIGIELAEKIIESLK; encoded by the coding sequence ATGAAAAAAATTTTAGCTAACGATGGTATTGATGAAGGCGGGAAATTGCTTCTTGAAAAAGCAGGATATATTATTGTTACAGAAAAAGTTGCACAGGAGAATCTATCCAACGCGATCAATGAAAATAAATTTGATGGACTTACAGTCAGAAGTGCAACAAACGTGCGCAAGGACGTCATTGACGCTTGTCCAAATCTGAAAGTGATTGGTCGTGGTGGAGTTGGGATGGATAATATTGATGTGGAGTATGCACGCTCAAAAGGAATAGCTGTGATAAATACACCAGCTGCTTCTTCTCTTTCCGTTGCTGAATTGGTTTTTGCGCATCTCTTTACGCTTGTTCGTTTTCTGCAGGATTCAAACAGGCAAATGCCCGCAAAAGGAAATACTGAGTTTGATGTATTAAAGAAAAAATATGCTGGAGGAATTGAACTTTCAGGAAAGACAATAGGAATTATAGGTATAGGAAGAATAGGTCAGGCGGTTACACGTATCGCTCTCGGAATTGGAATGAAAGTGTTGGCGCATGACCCGTTTGTGAAAGAAGCAAAGATTGATTTGGAAATTGCAGAAAATAAAATCTCTGTTCCTCTTAAAATAGTTTCGCTGGATGAGGTTTTTTCAAAGAGCGATTTCATTACCGTTCACGTTCCCGGTGGAAAGCTCATATCGAAAAATGAAATTGTGAAGATGAAGAAAGGAGTAATTTTGGTAAATGCTTCGCGCGGAGGCGTAATTGAAGAAAATGATTTACTTGAAGCGCTGAATTCAGGAAAAGTAGCTGGCGCTGGTCTCGATGTTTTTGAAGGCGAACCTAAGCCCAAACAGGAGTTGCTTCAGCATCCTAAAATTTCATTTACTCCGCACATTGGCGCAGCAACAAAGGAAGCACAGGAAAGAATTGGAATTGAATTGGCAGAGAAAATAATTGAATCGTTAAAATAA
- a CDS encoding YebC/PmpR family DNA-binding transcriptional regulator, whose protein sequence is MGRIFEKRKHTMFARYARMAKGFTKIGREISIAVKQNGPNPDSNSRLRIVIQNAKAINMPKDRIDAAITRASTKGEGNFEEINYEGYGPYGVAILAECTSDNPMRTVANIRMHFSRGNGTLGKMGSLDFIFERKGVFRISSEGKNKEVLELELIEHGADEIEETENELIIYTKFADFGSMQKALEEKKITILSAEKQRIPNTLVELNEEQQKEIHELIETLEEDDDVQAVFHNMAE, encoded by the coding sequence ATGGGACGCATATTTGAAAAACGAAAGCACACCATGTTTGCCCGCTATGCACGCATGGCGAAGGGTTTTACCAAAATCGGGCGGGAGATTTCTATTGCAGTAAAACAAAATGGTCCTAATCCTGATTCTAATTCCCGTTTGCGAATCGTAATTCAGAATGCCAAGGCGATTAATATGCCCAAGGATAGGATTGACGCTGCTATTACGCGCGCGTCAACAAAAGGCGAAGGAAACTTTGAGGAAATTAATTACGAAGGATACGGTCCGTACGGAGTTGCAATTCTTGCCGAATGTACTTCCGATAATCCAATGCGCACCGTTGCAAATATCCGCATGCATTTTTCCCGAGGAAACGGAACTCTCGGCAAAATGGGTTCGCTTGATTTTATTTTTGAACGGAAAGGAGTTTTTAGAATTTCTTCGGAAGGAAAAAATAAAGAAGTCCTTGAACTTGAACTGATAGAGCATGGCGCAGATGAGATCGAAGAAACAGAAAATGAATTGATTATCTATACAAAATTTGCGGACTTTGGTTCCATGCAAAAAGCCCTCGAAGAGAAAAAGATAACTATCCTCAGCGCTGAGAAGCAGAGAATACCCAATACATTAGTTGAGTTGAATGAAGAACAGCAAAAAGAAATACATGAACTGATCGAAACGCTGGAAGAAGACGATGATGTACAAGCGGTGTTTCACAATATGGCAGAATAA
- the serC gene encoding 3-phosphoserine/phosphohydroxythreonine transaminase has translation MTDVKKIHNFSAGPGILPQEVLKQAAEACINFDNLNLSLLEISHRSKNYEAVMQEARSLAKELLGLGDGYQAIFLGGGASMQFCMVPMNILRTEGYAAYVSTGVWANKAIKEAKIIGNTKIIASSEDKKFSYIPRNYQIPGDADYVHITSNNTIYGTQIKKFPISRIPVVVDMSSDIFSRNIDCKQFDLIYAGAQKNMGPAGCTLVVVKESILGKTGRTIPSMLDYKVHIKGDSMYNTPPVFPIYVSLLTMRWLKKNGGIEWIDKINNQKASTLYSEIDRNSMFVGTVENDSRSTMNVTFLLNKPELEPEFDKMWKEAGISGLRGHRDVGGYRASLYNALPLESVNVLVDVMKEFEKKFA, from the coding sequence ATGACTGATGTAAAAAAAATCCACAATTTCAGTGCGGGTCCCGGCATTCTTCCGCAGGAAGTTTTGAAACAGGCAGCAGAAGCGTGTATCAATTTTGACAATCTGAATCTATCCCTTCTGGAAATTTCTCATCGCAGCAAAAATTACGAAGCCGTAATGCAAGAAGCGCGCTCGCTCGCAAAAGAATTACTTGGATTAGGTGATGGGTATCAGGCAATTTTTCTTGGCGGAGGAGCAAGCATGCAGTTCTGCATGGTGCCGATGAATATTCTTCGTACAGAAGGATATGCCGCGTATGTGAGCACAGGGGTGTGGGCAAACAAAGCTATTAAGGAAGCCAAAATAATCGGCAATACAAAAATTATCGCTTCTTCTGAGGATAAAAAGTTCAGTTATATTCCTCGCAACTATCAGATTCCAGGTGATGCAGATTATGTGCATATAACTTCCAATAATACTATTTATGGAACCCAGATAAAAAAATTCCCTATCTCAAGAATTCCTGTGGTGGTAGATATGTCTTCCGATATTTTCAGCCGTAACATTGATTGCAAACAGTTTGACTTGATTTATGCTGGCGCTCAGAAAAATATGGGTCCTGCCGGTTGCACGCTCGTTGTTGTGAAAGAAAGTATTCTTGGAAAAACAGGAAGAACAATTCCTTCCATGCTGGATTATAAAGTGCATATCAAAGGAGATTCAATGTATAATACTCCACCGGTGTTTCCGATTTATGTTTCGCTTCTCACTATGCGCTGGCTAAAGAAGAACGGTGGAATCGAGTGGATTGATAAAATAAATAATCAGAAAGCAAGTACTCTTTACTCGGAGATTGACCGCAATTCAATGTTTGTGGGTACTGTAGAAAATGACAGCCGTTCAACCATGAACGTAACTTTTCTGCTCAACAAACCAGAACTCGAACCCGAGTTTGATAAAATGTGGAAAGAAGCAGGCATCAGCGGATTGCGCGGACATCGAGATGTTGGCGGATACCGCGCATCGCTTTACAATGCGCTGCCACTTGAAAGCGTGAATGTTCTTGTGGATGTGATGAAAGAATTTGAAAAGAAGTTTGCATAA
- a CDS encoding 4Fe-4S dicluster domain-containing protein → MAIKITEECINCGACEPECPNNAIYENGAEWRFADGTTLKGSYTGKSSGASVDAEAAQPAVSADFYYIVPDKCTECKGFHDEPQCAAVCPVDCCVPDESHVETEEQLLAKKDSMHV, encoded by the coding sequence ATGGCAATAAAGATTACTGAAGAATGCATCAACTGCGGTGCCTGCGAGCCCGAGTGCCCAAACAATGCTATTTACGAGAATGGCGCAGAGTGGAGATTTGCTGATGGAACAACATTAAAAGGTTCTTATACGGGAAAAAGTTCTGGCGCTTCCGTTGATGCCGAAGCAGCTCAGCCCGCAGTATCTGCCGATTTTTATTATATCGTTCCGGATAAATGCACTGAGTGCAAAGGATTTCACGATGAGCCGCAATGTGCTGCTGTTTGTCCGGTTGACTGCTGTGTTCCTGATGAAAGTCATGTTGAAACGGAGGAGCAATTACTTGCGAAAAAAGATTCAATGCACGTATAA
- a CDS encoding acyl-CoA reductase, with the protein MNLEKRINAFVKLGEILREVRTKNQESGFESIIEKATRHNAWFTQENILLAIGSLGEMLEESKLRKWIGNYSISQESGVGSWERKTSTLLTPNSSLRTRVGVIMAGNIPLVGFHDFLCVLMSGNIFVGKLSSDDEFLLPAVAEILCEIEPEFKTQISPSLISPKGRSLHAQTPSLREGWGGLPISAFIATGSNNSARYFEYYFGKYPHIIRKNRNAIAVLDGTETENDLKNLGKDIFQYFGLGCRNVSKIFIPQDYILDRFFEAVVDFGDVIHHNKYANNYSYYRTIYLLNTEKFLDNNFLLLKESNEIASPVATLFYERYKNKEELFQKLEERKSTIQCVVSGLTTHYSLLTTIPFGQTQSPELWDYADGVDTMKFLRSL; encoded by the coding sequence ATGAATCTTGAAAAAAGAATTAATGCGTTTGTGAAACTGGGAGAAATACTCAGAGAAGTAAGAACTAAGAATCAAGAATCAGGATTTGAATCTATCATAGAAAAAGCAACAAGGCATAACGCATGGTTCACCCAAGAAAATATTTTACTCGCGATTGGGTCTTTGGGAGAAATGCTTGAAGAGAGCAAGCTGAGAAAATGGATTGGCAATTATTCCATAAGTCAGGAGTCGGGAGTTGGGAGTTGGGAGAGAAAAACCTCCACACTCCTCACTCCGAACTCCTCACTCCGAACTCGCGTTGGAGTAATAATGGCGGGAAACATTCCCCTCGTTGGGTTCCACGATTTTTTATGCGTACTGATGAGCGGAAATATTTTTGTCGGCAAACTTTCTTCGGATGATGAATTTTTACTTCCTGCTGTCGCAGAAATACTATGTGAGATAGAGCCGGAATTTAAAACACAAATCAGCCCCTCTCTTATCTCCCCGAAGGGGAGAAGTTTACACGCCCAAACTCCCTCCCTTCGGGAGGGTTGGGGTGGGCTGCCGATTAGCGCTTTCATAGCAACAGGAAGTAATAACAGCGCGAGGTATTTCGAATATTACTTTGGCAAATATCCTCACATCATCCGCAAGAATAGAAATGCTATTGCCGTTCTTGACGGTACAGAAACAGAAAACGATTTAAAGAATCTCGGCAAAGATATTTTTCAATATTTCGGTCTTGGATGTAGGAATGTTTCAAAGATTTTTATTCCGCAGGATTATATCCTTGACAGATTCTTTGAAGCTGTAGTCGACTTTGGCGATGTGATTCATCACAACAAATATGCGAACAATTACAGTTATTACAGAACAATTTATTTGCTGAACACAGAAAAATTTCTGGATAATAATTTCCTGCTTCTGAAAGAAAGTAATGAAATTGCCTCACCTGTTGCTACTTTATTTTATGAAAGATACAAAAACAAAGAAGAATTATTTCAGAAACTGGAAGAGAGGAAATCAACTATTCAGTGTGTTGTTTCAGGACTCACTACTCACTACTCACTACTCACTACTATTCCTTTTGGACAAACCCAATCTCCAGAGCTATGGGATTATGCAGATGGAGTGGATACGATGAAGTTCTTGCGTTCTCTATAA
- a CDS encoding tetratricopeptide repeat protein — protein sequence MKYLFNYFLFYVLLTASGNKLFAQQSYVDSIKRVLEKTSADTARIDLMNKLAGALAFSDYDKAAEYANKALELSQTINSKQRIVQSMLKLGMISRERGNFDKALPYYLSALKISEEISYKFGIGASSNTIGTIYQVQSNFPKALEYLNQSLTIAKELDSKSGMSACLSNIGQVYQSMGDCEKTLYYNSEALKVDETMDDKHDLALGLNNVGVAYAMNCSVTGFPNLEKALEYFQKAYDVYLQINELEGMAMSLNNIAHIYLEQKDYTASIEISQKALTIAMDIGSKEDVRDAYENLSRSYNETNDFKNAYEFHKLYSDMKDSLLNEESSKQITEMQTKYETEKKEQQITLLNKDKELQDAQLNRQKIIIWSVAGGLLIVLILSIFIFRERRKSEKLLLNILPAETAKELKAKGKATAKHYESVTVMFTDFKGFTTIAEQLSAEELVSELDILFRKFDEIISNYSIEKIKTIGDAYMCACGLPTPNSNHAENIVKAGLEIQQWMTNQNSKWNLRIGIHSGPVTAGVVGDKKFAYDIWGDTVNTASRMESGGETGKVNISESTHRLLLTSSQGGGTALEFIYRGEVEAKNKGKIKMYFVEKKNSSLPFGES from the coding sequence ATGAAATACCTGTTTAACTATTTTTTGTTTTATGTTTTACTCACAGCAAGCGGAAATAAGTTGTTTGCGCAGCAGAGCTATGTTGATTCTATAAAAAGAGTATTAGAAAAAACTTCTGCGGATACAGCACGCATTGATCTTATGAATAAACTTGCTGGCGCACTTGCATTTTCTGATTATGACAAAGCAGCAGAATATGCGAATAAAGCATTGGAATTATCTCAGACAATAAATTCAAAACAACGCATCGTTCAAAGCATGCTCAAACTCGGAATGATTTCACGCGAGCGCGGTAATTTTGATAAAGCGCTTCCATATTATTTATCTGCGCTTAAGATATCTGAAGAAATCAGTTACAAATTCGGAATTGGTGCAAGTTCTAACACCATCGGCACTATTTATCAGGTGCAGAGTAATTTTCCGAAGGCACTTGAGTATCTCAATCAATCATTAACCATTGCAAAAGAACTTGATTCAAAGTCCGGAATGTCCGCCTGCCTGAGCAATATCGGACAGGTGTACCAAAGCATGGGCGATTGCGAAAAAACACTTTACTACAATTCTGAAGCATTGAAGGTGGATGAAACAATGGATGACAAACATGATCTTGCTCTCGGATTGAACAATGTGGGAGTTGCTTATGCCATGAATTGTTCCGTCACTGGTTTCCCGAATCTTGAAAAAGCGCTGGAGTATTTTCAGAAAGCGTATGATGTGTACCTTCAGATAAATGAACTGGAAGGAATGGCAATGAGTTTGAATAACATCGCCCATATTTATCTCGAACAGAAAGATTATACCGCCTCCATAGAGATTTCTCAGAAAGCTTTAACTATTGCTATGGATATCGGTTCAAAAGAAGATGTGCGCGATGCCTATGAAAATCTTTCCAGGTCATATAATGAAACAAATGATTTTAAAAATGCATACGAGTTTCACAAGCTTTATTCTGATATGAAAGATTCCCTTCTTAATGAGGAAAGTTCGAAGCAAATTACTGAAATGCAGACAAAGTATGAAACCGAAAAGAAAGAACAGCAGATTACATTGTTAAACAAAGACAAAGAACTTCAGGATGCCCAATTGAATCGTCAGAAAATTATCATCTGGTCGGTTGCTGGCGGATTATTGATCGTGCTGATACTTTCCATTTTCATTTTCAGAGAAAGAAGAAAAAGCGAGAAGCTTTTACTGAACATTCTTCCGGCTGAAACGGCAAAAGAATTAAAGGCAAAAGGAAAAGCTACGGCAAAACATTATGAAAGCGTAACGGTAATGTTCACTGATTTTAAAGGATTCACGACCATAGCGGAACAACTCTCTGCGGAAGAGTTGGTAAGTGAATTAGATATTTTATTCAGGAAGTTTGATGAAATTATTTCTAACTATAGCATTGAGAAGATAAAGACCATCGGAGACGCTTACATGTGCGCTTGCGGATTGCCAACTCCCAATTCTAACCATGCTGAAAATATTGTAAAAGCAGGTTTGGAAATTCAACAATGGATGACAAATCAGAATAGTAAATGGAATTTGAGAATCGGCATTCACTCAGGACCTGTTACTGCCGGAGTGGTTGGCGATAAAAAATTTGCTTACGATATCTGGGGAGATACGGTGAATACTGCTTCAAGAATGGAATCGGGAGGAGAAACCGGCAAAGTGAATATATCGGAATCAACCCACCGCCTCCTCCTAACCTCCTCCCAAGGAGGAGGAACAGCATTAGAATTCATTTATAGAGGAGAAGTGGAGGCAAAGAATAAAGGAAAAATAAAAATGTATTTTGTAGAAAAGAAAAATAGTTCTCTCCCCTTTGGGGAGAGTTAG